Proteins from a genomic interval of Pecten maximus chromosome 13, xPecMax1.1, whole genome shotgun sequence:
- the LOC117341275 gene encoding uncharacterized protein LOC117341275 — MVSFFKVNVCSTSTTMESTELTQKTESSTFGIPSSCPPCENNCRANATTPKTKEALEEQIKTLKRELTIDKKQTSANKRKLISAPDDRTSSKYIGVVGVIMLCFPVVVIVTMDISRLASWLHSNKIGIKAKV; from the exons ATGGTTTCATTCTTCAAAGTTAACGTCTGTTCCACGTCAACAACGATGGAATCCACGGAATTAACGCAAA AAACAGAGTCTTCTACTTTCGGAATACCATCAAGTTGTCCTCCGTGTGAAAACAATTGCCGAGCGAACGCCACTACCCCAAAAACCAAAGAGGCACTGGAGGAGCAGATTAAAACTCTCAAGAGAGAGCTAACCATCGATAAGAAACAGACAAGCGCAAACAAAAGGAAGTTGATATCTGCACCTGATGACCGCACGTCCTCGAAGTATATCGGAGTTGTTggtgtaataatgttatgttttccCGTAGTTGTCATTGTGACCATGGACATTTCTCGACTTGCATCCTGGTTGCATAGCAACAAAATTGGCATTAAAGCTAAGGTATAA